From the Amycolatopsis thermoflava N1165 genome, one window contains:
- a CDS encoding ATP-binding protein produces the protein MHAGDQRLHRLVTARSRNATTLRHVLTQWANAVELPDATTDAMALAAYEAMINVVTHAYPAQAEGPLELSAELRGNAVDVTVSDQGRWQPPAADPGPLHGRGLPLIQALSDRAEIAPGPEGTTVRMRWPVPATPTRLRMDVAQAQ, from the coding sequence ATGCACGCCGGAGACCAACGCCTCCACCGACTGGTGACGGCGCGCTCGCGCAACGCGACGACTTTGAGGCACGTCCTCACCCAGTGGGCGAACGCCGTGGAGCTGCCCGACGCCACCACCGACGCAATGGCGCTCGCGGCGTACGAGGCCATGATCAACGTGGTGACCCACGCGTACCCCGCCCAGGCCGAGGGCCCGCTGGAGCTGTCCGCGGAGCTGCGCGGCAACGCGGTGGACGTCACGGTGAGCGACCAGGGGCGGTGGCAGCCGCCCGCCGCGGATCCCGGCCCCCTGCACGGCCGGGGGCTGCCGCTGATCCAGGCGCTGTCCGACCGGGCGGAGATCGCGCCGGGCCCGGAGGGCACGACGGTGCGGATGCGCTGGCCGGTGCCGGCCACGCCGACACGGCTGCGGATGGACGTCGCGCAGGCCCAGTAG